From a single Okeanomitos corallinicola TIOX110 genomic region:
- a CDS encoding ATP-binding protein, producing MEEKLKILVVDNNKVESMAAYLAVKEADMQIDIYQETDVNNALSTLKNVKFDYVFLDYCLPKQDSFTLTHKINFLGIKVPVVILTIPGEEEIAVNLIKAGATEYFFKSEVSSETLPRILRSVKRLHQAEMKVDSVYQQLNKSHEQLTRKNQELEQQRRQIQLQNLQLIETSRLKSQFLATISHELRTPMNAIIGFSQILLRPKFGQLTNKQTDMVERILNNGKQLLSLVNEVLDFAKIESGKLDLKVEIFDLAKTVHSTVTEIRSLAESKNLSLFLDINLENTFVLNDPVRIRQILLNLLSNAVKFTEFGSIWVEVQEQNKDRITITIRDTGIGISSQNFQNIFEAFRQVDQGINRQYTGTGLGLAIINSLVTMMGGKILLESQLGVGSVFRIDIPRQMNVSASMGHKYHINLMSSDDVIYHPHSNSFPIQTQFNKVVKGNPHLQR from the coding sequence ATGGAAGAGAAGCTAAAAATCTTGGTTGTAGATAATAATAAAGTAGAAAGCATGGCAGCATATCTAGCCGTGAAAGAAGCAGATATGCAGATAGATATTTATCAGGAAACAGATGTTAATAACGCGCTCTCTACTCTCAAAAATGTAAAGTTTGACTATGTTTTTCTTGATTATTGCCTACCAAAACAAGATAGCTTTACTTTAACTCACAAAATTAATTTTTTAGGAATTAAAGTTCCTGTAGTTATCCTCACCATTCCCGGAGAAGAAGAAATCGCCGTGAATTTGATTAAAGCAGGTGCAACAGAATATTTTTTTAAATCAGAGGTATCTTCAGAAACTTTACCCAGAATTTTACGGAGTGTGAAGCGTTTGCATCAAGCTGAAATGAAAGTAGATTCAGTATATCAGCAGCTGAATAAAAGTCATGAACAACTAACTCGTAAGAACCAAGAATTAGAGCAGCAACGCCGACAAATACAATTACAAAACTTGCAACTTATAGAAACATCAAGATTAAAATCGCAATTTTTAGCCACCATATCCCATGAACTGAGAACTCCAATGAACGCCATTATTGGATTTTCACAAATATTATTACGTCCTAAATTTGGACAACTTACTAATAAACAAACTGATATGGTAGAGCGGATACTTAATAATGGAAAACAGCTACTATCCCTTGTCAACGAGGTTTTAGATTTTGCCAAAATAGAATCTGGAAAACTAGATTTAAAAGTAGAAATATTTGATCTAGCAAAAACTGTTCATAGTACAGTGACGGAAATACGTTCTTTAGCTGAAAGTAAAAACTTATCTTTATTTTTAGACATAAACTTAGAGAACACATTCGTATTAAATGATCCGGTTAGAATCCGTCAAATTTTACTGAATTTACTTTCTAACGCCGTCAAATTTACGGAGTTTGGTAGTATTTGGGTAGAAGTGCAAGAGCAGAACAAAGACAGAATTACAATTACTATTAGGGATACAGGAATAGGGATTTCTTCTCAAAACTTTCAAAATATATTTGAAGCTTTTAGACAAGTAGACCAAGGCATAAATCGTCAATATACTGGTACAGGTTTAGGATTAGCAATTATCAATTCATTAGTCACAATGATGGGAGGTAAAATATTATTAGAGAGTCAGTTAGGAGTCGGTTCAGTATTCAGGATTGACATACCACGACAAATGAATGTATCGGCAAGCATGGGACATAAATATCATATTAATTTGATGAGTAGTGATGATGTAATTTATCATCCTCATTCTAATTCATTCCCCATACAAACTCAATTCAATAAAGTAGTTAAGGGTAATCCTCACCTCCAGCGTTAG
- a CDS encoding lipid-A-disaccharide synthase-related protein: MSDLSQKPLLNKFLEQTSRLQLLVLSNGHGEDIIAARIIQELQQLSLPPDIFALPIVGEGRAYQRLDVPCIGEVKTMPSGGFIYMDSRQLMRDVRGGLVQLTWKQIQAVRSWVKSQTKLGNQKAILAVGDIVPLLFAAMSGANYAFVGTAKSEYYVRDEVGLLPRKSKSARWENFSGSIYHPWERWLMSRRRCRAVFPRDALTTEILRRWPIPAFDAGNPMMDGLEPTFTNPVFDHGEVEDPEIIRPMIVTLLPGSRANEAYDNWEVMMMAVSALIDGFREPEVVFLGAIAPGLDMDILSQTLQTMGWQQRDQSSVQVADPQALCFGQKNADLILSQQSYNEFLHWGDVAIAMAGTATEQFIGLGKPTIAIPGKGPQYNPAFAEAQSRLLGSSLILIDQPAKVIPTVQTLFQDPDRLQDIAENGSKRMGKPGAAKRIAECLQERLT, translated from the coding sequence ATGAGTGATTTATCTCAAAAACCTTTATTAAACAAGTTTCTAGAACAAACTTCTCGCTTACAGTTGTTGGTTTTAAGTAATGGTCATGGAGAGGATATAATTGCAGCGCGGATTATCCAAGAATTACAACAACTATCTTTACCACCAGATATCTTTGCTTTACCGATAGTTGGTGAAGGCCGTGCTTACCAAAGGTTAGATGTGCCTTGTATTGGTGAAGTTAAGACTATGCCATCTGGTGGGTTTATTTATATGGATAGTCGTCAACTGATGCGAGATGTGCGTGGTGGTTTGGTACAACTAACTTGGAAACAAATTCAAGCTGTACGCAGTTGGGTAAAATCACAGACAAAATTAGGTAATCAAAAGGCGATTTTAGCTGTGGGGGATATTGTCCCGCTGTTATTTGCAGCTATGAGTGGTGCAAATTATGCTTTCGTGGGAACAGCAAAATCAGAATATTATGTGCGGGATGAGGTAGGTTTGTTACCCAGAAAGTCAAAGTCCGCACGGTGGGAAAATTTCTCTGGTTCAATTTACCATCCTTGGGAAAGGTGGTTAATGAGTCGTCGTCGTTGTCGGGCTGTGTTTCCTAGAGATGCGTTAACAACGGAAATATTAAGAAGGTGGCCTATTCCGGCGTTTGATGCGGGAAATCCGATGATGGATGGTTTAGAACCCACATTCACAAATCCAGTCTTTGATCATGGTGAGGTGGAAGACCCGGAAATAATTAGGCCGATGATAGTAACTTTATTACCTGGTTCTCGCGCTAATGAAGCTTATGATAATTGGGAAGTAATGATGATGGCTGTCTCGGCTTTAATTGATGGTTTTAGGGAGCCAGAGGTGGTGTTTTTAGGGGCGATCGCACCTGGTTTAGATATGGATATTTTATCTCAAACTTTACAAACTATGGGTTGGCAACAACGGGATCAATCTTCTGTGCAAGTTGCTGATCCTCAAGCTTTATGTTTTGGTCAGAAAAATGCTGATCTGATTCTGAGTCAACAATCCTATAATGAATTTTTACATTGGGGAGATGTGGCGATCGCTATGGCAGGTACAGCAACAGAACAGTTTATTGGTTTAGGGAAACCGACGATCGCTATTCCCGGTAAAGGGCCACAATACAACCCAGCTTTTGCCGAAGCCCAAAGTCGTCTGTTAGGCTCATCATTGATCTTAATAGATCAACCCGCAAAGGTTATTCCCACAGTCCAAACCCTATTTCAAGATCCTGATCGTTTACAGGATATTGCCGAAAATGGTAGCAAACGCATGGGAAAACCAGGAGCAGCAAAACGCATTGCCGAATGTTTACAAGAACGGTTAACCTAA
- a CDS encoding response regulator transcription factor: MSDISIVLIEDHDLTRMGLKAALQSHVGLNVVGEAANATQGLKLLETTKPDVAVVDIGLPDMDGIELTRHFKLHQGENGQSNTKILILTMNDSEDTVLAAFAAGADSYYMKETSINKLTEAIQATYAGNAWIDPAIANVVLKKMRSGLPMETVPSDQPKTVKIEALSPEYGQVLETYPLTQRELEILELIVDGCSNSQIAEKLYITVGTVKTHVRNILNKLCADDRTQAAVRALRSGLVG, encoded by the coding sequence ATGAGTGACATTAGTATCGTTTTAATTGAAGATCATGATTTAACTCGGATGGGATTAAAGGCGGCATTACAATCACACGTGGGTTTAAACGTGGTTGGTGAAGCGGCTAATGCTACCCAAGGTTTAAAACTATTGGAAACGACTAAACCGGATGTGGCCGTTGTAGATATTGGCTTACCGGATATGGATGGGATTGAACTCACCCGGCATTTTAAGCTGCATCAAGGGGAAAATGGCCAATCGAATACAAAGATTTTGATTTTAACAATGAACGATTCAGAAGATACTGTTTTGGCGGCTTTTGCGGCGGGAGCAGATTCTTATTATATGAAAGAGACAAGTATTAATAAATTAACTGAAGCCATACAAGCAACTTACGCTGGTAATGCTTGGATTGATCCGGCGATCGCCAATGTGGTACTAAAAAAAATGAGATCGGGTTTACCAATGGAAACCGTGCCATCGGATCAACCAAAGACGGTGAAAATTGAAGCTTTATCTCCAGAATATGGGCAAGTATTAGAAACTTATCCTTTAACTCAAAGGGAACTGGAAATTTTAGAATTGATTGTTGATGGTTGTAGTAATAGTCAAATTGCTGAGAAACTTTACATTACAGTGGGAACTGTCAAAACTCATGTCCGCAATATTTTAAATAAACTCTGTGCTGATGATCGGACACAAGCAGCAGTGCGCGCTTTGCGTTCTGGGTTAGTGGGTTAG
- a CDS encoding DUF1501 domain-containing protein — MKRRDFLIQTGLFSTSLITAIGSNAWIAHSATAKNNPQRLIVIFLRGGVDGLNIVVPYTETAYYQARPKIAIPQPGKTGGVIDLDGRFGLHPALSSLTPLWQKNTLAFVHACGLNDPTRSHFDAQKYMESGTPGNKGTRDGWMNRLLGVIAKKTPVQAVTVGSNTPWILYGQMPIANLPTRGNPKKRFAIDRPQVATAFDQLYSGKDSLSQTYIQGRMAREAIMKDLNEEMKMADNGAPLPTGFAKDANRLAKLMAKDPRIELGFMALGGWDTHAAQGSSQGKLAQNLESLGTGLTALVAGLGSVYQDTTIVVMSEFGRTFQQNNNGGTDHGHGNVMWVLGGKVKGGKVYGDWPGLAPNQLYQQRDLEVTTDFRDVIFPILQSHLKINSSQISQILPNYKPIQKIALI, encoded by the coding sequence ATGAAAAGACGTGATTTTCTGATCCAAACTGGACTATTTTCTACTTCCTTAATTACAGCTATTGGTAGTAATGCTTGGATTGCCCATTCAGCAACTGCTAAAAATAATCCACAACGCCTAATTGTGATTTTTCTACGAGGAGGAGTAGATGGTTTAAATATCGTCGTTCCCTACACAGAAACAGCCTACTACCAAGCCAGACCGAAAATAGCCATACCCCAGCCAGGTAAAACTGGAGGAGTAATAGATTTAGATGGACGTTTTGGACTTCACCCAGCCCTATCTTCGTTAACACCTTTATGGCAAAAAAATACTCTGGCATTTGTTCATGCTTGCGGTTTAAATGATCCCACACGTTCCCATTTTGATGCCCAAAAATATATGGAAAGTGGCACTCCGGGAAATAAAGGAACTAGAGATGGTTGGATGAATCGTTTACTAGGTGTAATCGCTAAAAAAACTCCTGTCCAAGCAGTCACAGTTGGATCAAATACACCATGGATTTTATATGGTCAAATGCCCATAGCTAACTTACCAACTAGAGGAAATCCTAAAAAACGTTTTGCCATAGATCGTCCTCAAGTAGCAACAGCATTTGATCAACTTTATAGTGGTAAAGATAGCCTTAGTCAAACTTATATTCAAGGCAGAATGGCACGTGAAGCAATCATGAAAGACTTGAATGAAGAAATGAAAATGGCTGATAATGGAGCGCCTTTACCTACTGGTTTTGCTAAAGATGCCAATAGACTGGCAAAATTAATGGCAAAAGATCCTAGAATTGAATTAGGATTTATGGCTTTAGGTGGTTGGGATACTCACGCAGCCCAAGGAAGTAGTCAAGGAAAATTAGCCCAAAATTTAGAATCATTAGGAACAGGTTTGACGGCTTTAGTAGCAGGTTTAGGCAGTGTTTATCAAGATACAACTATTGTTGTGATGTCGGAATTTGGCCGCACATTTCAACAAAATAATAATGGTGGTACAGATCACGGTCATGGTAATGTGATGTGGGTTTTAGGTGGAAAAGTTAAGGGTGGTAAAGTTTATGGAGATTGGCCTGGTTTAGCTCCTAATCAACTTTATCAACAGCGAGATTTGGAAGTAACTACAGATTTTCGTGATGTGATTTTCCCGATTTTACAAAGTCATTTGAAGATTAATTCTTCTCAAATTAGTCAAATTTTACCTAACTATAAACCTATCCAAAAAATAGCATTAATTTAG
- a CDS encoding hybrid sensor histidine kinase/response regulator, whose protein sequence is MSFAKSDQVARILAVDDIQDNLIIIETLLESEGYKIDLVSNGETALKKVLQSPPDLILLDVMMPGMDGYEVTRRIKSNSDLNYIPILLITAFDESSVVEGLDAGADDFIRKPFNTDELLARVRSLLRLKRSMDEQQKMTEQREDFVSRLTHDLRTPLVAADRMLALFQQEVFGAIPPDMKEPIAVMIRSNQNLMQMVNTLLEVYRFEAGKKTLNLAKCNLTEIVREVIDELNPIAIDKNLNLQLNTHQLNQLENPGAIVLGDRLELRRVFNNLIANAIKFTDTGGVEVSISTDKNAIMIAVADTGYGIAADDQETIFERFRQGKNSKHNRAGSGLGLHLSKIIVEAHGGKVELCSELGKGSVFTIKLPKVNE, encoded by the coding sequence ATGTCTTTTGCAAAAAGTGATCAGGTTGCTCGTATCCTTGCTGTTGATGATATTCAAGATAATCTAATTATAATAGAAACCCTATTAGAAAGTGAAGGATATAAAATTGATTTAGTCTCAAATGGTGAAACTGCCTTAAAAAAAGTTTTACAGTCTCCACCAGATTTAATTTTACTAGATGTAATGATGCCAGGAATGGATGGTTATGAAGTCACTCGTAGAATTAAAAGTAATTCTGATCTCAACTATATTCCTATTTTGTTAATTACAGCCTTTGATGAATCAAGCGTAGTAGAAGGATTAGATGCAGGTGCTGATGATTTTATTCGTAAACCATTTAATACCGATGAATTATTAGCTAGGGTGCGATCGCTCTTGCGACTCAAACGCAGTATGGATGAACAGCAAAAAATGACGGAGCAGCGAGAAGATTTTGTTTCTCGACTTACCCATGATTTACGCACACCTTTAGTAGCAGCTGATCGGATGTTAGCTTTATTTCAGCAAGAGGTATTTGGAGCAATTCCTCCAGACATGAAAGAACCAATTGCAGTGATGATCCGCAGTAACCAAAATTTAATGCAAATGGTTAACACCTTGCTAGAAGTTTATCGCTTTGAAGCTGGAAAAAAGACCTTAAATTTAGCCAAATGTAACTTAACAGAAATAGTCAGAGAAGTAATTGATGAACTAAATCCCATTGCGATTGATAAAAACTTAAACCTACAATTAAACACCCATCAATTAAATCAGCTAGAAAACCCTGGAGCAATAGTCCTGGGAGATAGATTAGAATTACGTCGAGTATTTAACAACTTAATTGCTAATGCTATTAAATTTACAGATACAGGTGGTGTGGAAGTTAGCATCTCTACTGATAAAAATGCCATTATGATTGCAGTTGCTGATACAGGTTATGGAATAGCCGCAGATGATCAAGAAACAATTTTCGAGCGCTTTCGTCAAGGCAAGAACAGCAAACACAACAGAGCCGGTAGTGGTTTAGGACTACATTTATCAAAAATAATTGTAGAAGCTCATGGTGGAAAAGTAGAACTGTGTTCAGAATTGGGTAAAGGTAGTGTATTCACAATTAAACTACCAAAAGTAAATGAATAG
- a CDS encoding response regulator, protein MYLTYSFMSNEHKQKSQPPLILVVEDHDDSLLLLSYVLESLGCKFICQSDSNTTVLVAQEYQPDLILLDILLPSLNGLEVVQHLKCEPLTFHIPVVAVTALAGRDQKQHILRAGFDEYISKPYMLEDLEAILYRLLDRKLQPHLDLEIYQESYN, encoded by the coding sequence ATGTATCTGACATATTCATTCATGAGTAATGAGCATAAGCAAAAATCTCAGCCGCCCTTAATTTTAGTAGTAGAAGATCATGATGACAGTCTACTATTACTAAGTTATGTACTGGAATCACTAGGGTGTAAATTCATTTGTCAAAGTGATAGTAATACCACAGTATTGGTAGCACAAGAGTATCAACCAGATTTGATTTTATTGGATATTTTATTACCTAGTCTTAATGGTCTAGAGGTGGTGCAACATTTAAAGTGTGAACCACTAACTTTCCATATTCCAGTAGTTGCAGTTACGGCTTTAGCGGGTAGGGATCAAAAACAACACATACTCAGAGCAGGTTTTGATGAATATATCAGTAAACCTTATATGTTGGAGGATTTAGAAGCAATACTTTATCGTCTACTGGATCGTAAATTACAACCTCACTTAGATTTGGAAATATATCAGGAAAGTTACAACTAA
- a CDS encoding AAA family ATPase, which yields MDFDYFRSNDNNSANNNRQNLLSSGWRPFQRDFDWEHFQNIIFNDTQELAQRGINLVSFYADALARKDYAWWANIVNLASDYTRSEFQKFWNFITPDAQNPDYRYKDILSTETPIVQFVSRNSIPIDYVLNLLQEITVLRILRLLERPDIITQYYSERDFYFPVEKFISWERLDIINTVYAYWSKHDVWLQVDPYERGRRQYTLMSKDLAPLTNKATYDLAVMLSGYQSRVGKVQNQFPINSFPQEIQNFTDLVQQSILNQHQLAVVVHGEPGTGKTAWTQSVAKEILVPLGYVIFILDHDAITNFVPPSYLERICIIINEADNLAQDRASEVAQYNNKTEHILALLDGTLYQSVIDESGVQMKQRLVVLMTCNTTERLDPAMLRKGRVDLMCEFTKQFV from the coding sequence ATGGATTTCGATTATTTCCGCAGTAACGATAATAATTCCGCAAATAATAACCGGCAAAATCTACTATCGAGTGGTTGGCGACCATTTCAGCGGGATTTTGATTGGGAGCATTTTCAAAATATTATATTTAACGATACCCAAGAGTTAGCCCAAAGAGGTATTAATTTAGTCAGTTTTTATGCAGATGCTTTAGCGAGAAAAGATTATGCTTGGTGGGCAAATATAGTAAATTTAGCTTCTGACTATACTCGGAGTGAATTTCAAAAGTTTTGGAACTTTATCACACCCGATGCACAAAACCCAGATTATCGTTACAAAGACATTTTAAGTACAGAAACCCCTATTGTTCAATTCGTCAGTCGTAACAGTATTCCCATAGATTACGTTCTCAATTTATTACAAGAAATTACAGTTTTAAGAATTTTACGTTTATTAGAACGTCCTGATATCATCACCCAGTATTACTCAGAAAGAGATTTCTATTTTCCCGTGGAAAAATTTATTAGCTGGGAACGATTAGATATCATTAATACTGTTTATGCTTATTGGTCAAAACATGATGTTTGGCTACAAGTTGATCCCTATGAACGAGGAAGAAGACAATACACTTTAATGTCGAAAGATTTAGCCCCTTTAACTAATAAAGCTACCTATGATTTAGCAGTGATGTTAAGTGGATATCAAAGCCGTGTTGGTAAGGTACAAAATCAATTTCCGATTAATTCTTTTCCTCAAGAAATTCAAAATTTTACTGATTTAGTTCAGCAGTCAATTCTCAATCAACATCAATTAGCGGTTGTGGTACATGGAGAACCAGGGACAGGGAAAACAGCTTGGACGCAATCAGTAGCTAAGGAAATTCTTGTACCTTTGGGTTATGTGATTTTTATTTTAGACCATGATGCCATTACCAACTTTGTTCCGCCTAGCTATTTAGAAAGAATTTGTATTATTATCAATGAAGCCGATAACTTAGCTCAAGATAGGGCTTCGGAAGTAGCACAATATAATAATAAAACTGAACATATTTTAGCTTTGCTAGATGGGACTTTATATCAAAGTGTAATTGATGAATCTGGTGTACAGATGAAACAGCGGTTAGTGGTGTTAATGACTTGTAATACTACAGAAAGATTAGATCCGGCTATGTTGCGGAAAGGTAGAGTAGATTTAATGTGTGAATTTACTAAACAGTTTGTGTAA
- a CDS encoding DUF1800 domain-containing protein, with protein sequence MNVQTKRWVFSLLLLLISISPARADSKPVNPKILHVINRLSFGSAPGDIQKVESLGINGYIKQQLSPDSIPEPESLTRQLAQMKTLSLNPVQRVQYATTISQGVTSKKEKKQALMGKSREIFQETVTSRLLRATSSNRQLQEVMVDFWYNHFNVSSAKGRNRIWVGAYEQEAIRPHTMGRFRDLLGATAHHPAMLLYLDNAKNKVNNRPDAKKKTDGLNENYARELMELHTLGVDGGYTQQDVIALAKIFSGWGVETDHNSNGSGFKFNSRHHDASDKVFLGHKIKGQGKAEGEEALDILARSPATARHISFKLAQYFVNDRPPETLVKKLSQTYLATDGNIREVLNTLFQSSEFWDQKNFNSKFKTPYQYAISVVRATGMELKNERPILELFGQLAMPLYRCESPDGYKNTKEAWLNPDAMTRRLNFATAIAQGNLQISSLPPSKNPNQIKKPKPQKTLPPSQKDNLNIVKPSKKNQPGNRRNTQTKAATKSIPVDYKQLMMTLGNSFSPQTQNAIASSPQEIRGGLILGSPEFMQR encoded by the coding sequence ATGAATGTGCAGACTAAACGCTGGGTATTTTCACTGTTGCTGTTGTTGATCAGTATCTCTCCTGCTCGCGCAGATTCCAAACCAGTTAATCCAAAAATACTACACGTAATCAATCGGTTGAGTTTTGGTTCTGCACCTGGGGATATTCAAAAGGTGGAATCTCTGGGTATAAATGGTTATATAAAACAACAATTATCCCCAGATTCCATTCCTGAACCAGAAAGTCTGACTCGTCAACTTGCTCAGATGAAGACTTTAAGTTTAAATCCAGTCCAACGAGTGCAATATGCAACTACTATTTCTCAAGGAGTGACATCCAAGAAAGAGAAAAAGCAAGCTTTAATGGGGAAAAGTCGAGAAATTTTTCAGGAAACTGTTACATCCAGATTATTAAGAGCTACTAGCAGCAATCGTCAGCTACAAGAAGTCATGGTTGACTTTTGGTACAACCATTTTAATGTTAGTTCTGCTAAGGGTAGAAACAGAATTTGGGTAGGTGCCTATGAACAAGAAGCAATTCGTCCACATACTATGGGACGTTTCCGAGATTTATTAGGAGCAACTGCACACCACCCAGCTATGTTGTTGTATTTGGATAATGCTAAAAATAAGGTAAATAATCGTCCTGATGCCAAGAAAAAAACTGATGGCTTAAATGAAAACTATGCACGGGAACTGATGGAGTTACATACCTTGGGAGTGGATGGTGGTTACACTCAACAGGATGTAATTGCTTTAGCCAAGATTTTTAGTGGTTGGGGGGTAGAAACTGATCATAATTCAAATGGTTCTGGATTTAAGTTTAATTCTCGACATCATGATGCTAGTGACAAGGTTTTTTTAGGACATAAAATTAAAGGTCAGGGTAAAGCGGAAGGAGAAGAGGCTTTAGATATATTGGCTCGTAGTCCAGCGACTGCCAGACATATTAGTTTTAAGTTAGCTCAATATTTTGTTAATGATCGCCCTCCAGAAACTTTAGTTAAAAAACTTTCCCAAACATATTTAGCTACAGATGGCAACATTCGTGAAGTCTTAAATACTTTATTTCAAAGTTCTGAATTTTGGGATCAGAAAAACTTTAATAGTAAGTTTAAAACACCTTATCAATATGCTATTTCTGTAGTTAGGGCAACAGGAATGGAACTAAAAAATGAACGCCCAATTTTAGAATTATTTGGTCAGTTAGCCATGCCATTATATAGATGTGAAAGTCCAGATGGTTATAAAAACACTAAGGAAGCTTGGTTAAATCCTGATGCTATGACTCGCCGATTAAATTTTGCAACTGCCATCGCCCAAGGTAATTTACAAATATCTAGTTTACCTCCCAGCAAAAATCCAAATCAGATCAAAAAACCAAAACCCCAAAAAACTCTACCGCCTAGCCAGAAGGATAATCTAAATATAGTTAAACCTAGCAAGAAAAATCAGCCTGGTAACAGAAGAAACACTCAAACTAAAGCAGCCACTAAATCTATTCCAGTAGACTATAAACAACTGATGATGACATTGGGTAATTCATTTTCTCCGCAAACTCAAAACGCGATCGCTTCAAGTCCGCAAGAAATTCGTGGTGGCTTAATCTTAGGTAGTCCAGAATTTATGCAGCGTTAA